In Desulfosporosinus sp. Sb-LF, one DNA window encodes the following:
- the glnA gene encoding type I glutamate--ammonia ligase, whose product MHFSKEDCLKFVRENDVRFIRLQFTDISGRMKNIAITDKQLANAFENGVMFDGSAVAGFTGVEASDMFLFPDPDTFAIIPWRPQQGKVVRLICDIKNHDGSQFEGDPRFILKRTLKKAEDLGYTFQVGPECEFFLFYNDDEGQPTTITHDSASYCDLAPIDQGENTRREICMILEEMGFEIEASHHETAAGQHEIDFKYTDALTAADNIMTFKMVVKSIAQRNGLHATFMPKPLPGVNGSGMHINMSLTRNGINLFKQDEIENDISETAKHFTAGLLSHIKGITAIANPLVNSYKRLKSGFEAPVHIAWSHMNRSPLLRVPAPRGEATRLELRSPDPTCNPYLTLALVLEAGLEGLKNHLPLADPINVNIYNLTSEQEKDLKLERLPSNLFLALEEMKKDPLIHSTLGEHTFNKYLAAKTLEWEAYDNSIHSWEIEKYLKTY is encoded by the coding sequence TTGCATTTTTCAAAAGAAGATTGTCTGAAGTTTGTAAGGGAAAATGATGTTCGCTTTATTCGTTTGCAGTTTACGGATATTTCCGGCAGAATGAAAAACATAGCGATTACTGATAAACAGCTTGCCAATGCTTTCGAAAACGGAGTCATGTTTGATGGCTCAGCCGTTGCAGGATTCACAGGTGTTGAAGCGTCCGACATGTTTCTTTTTCCGGATCCCGATACTTTCGCGATCATTCCCTGGAGGCCACAGCAGGGCAAGGTCGTTAGACTTATTTGCGATATTAAAAACCATGACGGATCGCAATTTGAGGGGGATCCCCGTTTTATACTGAAACGAACGTTGAAAAAGGCAGAAGACCTGGGCTATACTTTCCAAGTCGGCCCAGAATGTGAGTTCTTTTTGTTTTACAACGATGACGAAGGTCAGCCAACGACGATTACCCATGATTCAGCTAGTTATTGCGATCTGGCTCCCATCGACCAAGGGGAAAACACCCGTCGTGAGATTTGTATGATTTTAGAAGAAATGGGGTTTGAAATCGAAGCGTCGCATCATGAAACAGCGGCGGGGCAGCATGAAATCGATTTCAAATATACGGATGCTCTTACTGCGGCTGATAATATTATGACCTTTAAAATGGTTGTCAAGAGCATTGCGCAGCGCAATGGTCTTCATGCGACCTTTATGCCCAAGCCGCTTCCCGGTGTCAATGGTTCGGGGATGCATATCAATATGTCTCTAACCCGAAATGGGATCAACCTCTTTAAACAGGACGAGATTGAAAATGATATATCGGAAACTGCCAAGCATTTTACGGCAGGGTTGTTGAGTCATATCAAAGGAATTACGGCCATCGCCAATCCCCTCGTGAATTCCTATAAACGATTAAAATCAGGTTTTGAAGCCCCGGTGCATATCGCATGGTCTCATATGAACCGAAGTCCCTTGCTTCGCGTCCCTGCACCCCGGGGAGAAGCAACAAGGCTTGAACTCAGAAGTCCGGATCCGACCTGTAATCCTTATTTGACCTTAGCGTTAGTCTTAGAGGCTGGGCTTGAGGGATTAAAAAATCATTTACCACTGGCTGATCCGATTAATGTTAATATTTACAACTTAACGTCAGAACAGGAGAAAGACCTTAAACTCGAGAGGCTACCCTCAAACCTTTTCTTAGCGCTTGAAGAGATGAAGAAAGACCCCTTGATTCATTCGACTCTTGGTGAGCATACGTTTAATAAATACTTAGCAGCAAAGACTTTGGAATGGGAAGCCTACGATAACTCGATTCATTCCTGGGAGATTGAAAAGTATCTCAAAACCTATTAA
- a CDS encoding FAD-dependent oxidoreductase: MDYVIIGNSAAAVGAVEGIRSVDREGKIALFSKEPYPAYSRPLISYYLSGKVTPEKMYYRDPDFYERLQVDVHLGTEVQALKLEEKNVELSSGEKVQYDRLLVATGGKPIVPPIPGREYSGVSTFLTWDDVKALEKELFPGIRVVVIGAGLIGLKATEALVKREATVTIAELSNRILSAILDEASAQIVQNHLEEQGVKFQLNNTVAQILGENGKVTGVRLQNGEELDCDRVILAIGVRPNLDLVRETKIKLNQGIVISPQMATSVDDVYAAGDVSEGYDKIYQENRVLPILPNAYKQGFTAGVNMAGGSSEYLGGFAMNAIGFFDLPMLTAGIIKPNAPDFQEYIQEDQAKQSYKKIVLRAGKLVGYIALNTMDRAGILTGLMDQEVDVTSFQEHLLKDDFGYIHFPQELRSQRLTLRK, from the coding sequence ATGGATTATGTGATCATCGGAAATTCCGCTGCAGCAGTTGGCGCGGTAGAAGGAATTCGTAGTGTTGATCGTGAAGGGAAAATCGCGCTTTTTTCGAAAGAGCCTTATCCGGCCTATTCCCGTCCTCTTATTTCCTATTATCTTTCGGGTAAAGTAACGCCAGAAAAGATGTATTATCGAGATCCCGATTTTTATGAACGCCTACAAGTGGATGTTCATCTCGGGACTGAGGTTCAAGCCTTAAAGCTTGAAGAGAAGAATGTCGAACTTTCTTCGGGGGAGAAGGTTCAGTATGATCGTTTGTTAGTTGCAACCGGCGGAAAACCCATCGTTCCCCCCATCCCGGGCAGAGAGTATTCTGGGGTTTCCACCTTTTTAACCTGGGATGATGTGAAAGCATTAGAAAAAGAACTTTTCCCTGGAATTAGAGTTGTAGTGATCGGAGCGGGGCTCATCGGCCTCAAGGCAACTGAGGCCTTGGTTAAGAGAGAAGCCACTGTGACGATTGCTGAACTCTCAAACCGCATTTTAAGCGCTATTCTTGATGAAGCATCGGCTCAAATCGTTCAGAATCATCTCGAGGAACAAGGCGTGAAATTCCAATTAAATAATACAGTAGCCCAGATCTTGGGTGAGAATGGCAAGGTAACTGGTGTTCGCTTGCAGAACGGAGAAGAATTAGACTGTGATCGGGTTATCCTGGCAATTGGGGTCAGACCAAATCTGGATCTTGTCCGGGAGACGAAAATCAAGTTGAATCAGGGTATTGTGATTAGCCCACAGATGGCAACGAGTGTAGACGATGTCTACGCAGCGGGCGATGTCTCCGAAGGATATGATAAAATCTATCAAGAGAACCGTGTGTTGCCGATTCTGCCAAATGCCTATAAGCAGGGATTTACTGCAGGGGTGAATATGGCTGGAGGAAGCTCCGAATACCTGGGCGGATTTGCTATGAATGCCATCGGTTTTTTTGACCTTCCGATGCTCACAGCAGGTATTATCAAACCGAATGCCCCTGATTTCCAAGAATATATCCAAGAAGATCAGGCCAAGCAAAGCTATAAAAAGATTGTTTTGCGTGCGGGAAAGCTTGTTGGGTATATTGCTTTAAATACCATGGATCGGGCAGGAATTCTCACGGGACTCATGGACCAAGAAGTCGATGTAACATCTTTTCAAGAGCATCTTTTGAAAGATGATTTTGGATATATCCATTTTCCACAGGAACTGCGCAGCCAAAGACTTACCCTAAGGAAGTGA
- a CDS encoding 4Fe-4S dicluster domain-containing protein, translated as MKRVYAREEVCVGCKLCEVYCAAAHSEYPKDIVKAYLKQKTKPVPRILVEDNLSISFALQCRHCDEAPCTKACITGAMQKDLVTGIVRNDEDRCVGCWTCILACPFGAIRRDNQGHKVASKCDLCSSGADDLDAPSVPVCVQNCPNRALQFMDSILGEEE; from the coding sequence ATGAAACGTGTTTATGCCCGAGAAGAAGTGTGTGTGGGCTGTAAACTTTGTGAAGTGTATTGTGCAGCGGCCCATTCAGAGTATCCGAAGGACATTGTCAAAGCCTATTTAAAGCAGAAGACGAAGCCCGTACCGAGAATTTTGGTCGAAGACAATTTATCAATTTCGTTTGCGTTACAATGTCGGCATTGTGATGAAGCACCGTGTACCAAGGCATGTATCACTGGAGCCATGCAGAAAGATTTGGTTACGGGAATTGTACGTAATGATGAAGACCGATGTGTGGGGTGTTGGACCTGTATTCTTGCGTGTCCGTTCGGTGCGATTCGGCGAGATAATCAAGGGCACAAAGTTGCCTCAAAATGTGACCTTTGTTCTAGCGGAGCAGATGACTTGGATGCGCCCAGTGTGCCGGTTTGCGTTCAGAATTGTCCTAATCGTGCACTCCAGTTTATGGATAGTATTTTAGGAGAGGAGGAGTAG
- a CDS encoding glutamate synthase-related protein: protein MALSMNMPDFLIERNKDRCINCQVCVRQCANEAHRWDAEEEKVVSDDIQCVNCHRCVTMCPTHALSIRKFPLEFRENANWTPSTMKAIYRQAETGGILLTGMGTDRPYPIYWDHLLLNASQVTNPSIDPLREPMELKTFLGRKPERIQVENGKLVEPLPPQLELEVPIMFSAMSFGSVSLNVAKSLAQAAETLGILYNTGEGGLHEDLYRYGKNTIVQVASGRFGVHTKYLNAGVAIEIKIGQGAKPGIGGHLPGEKVGVEVSRTRMIPERSDAISPAPHHDIYSIEDLTQLIFSLKEATNYEKPVIVKIAAVHNVSAIASGIARAGADIIAIDGFRGGTGAAPLRTRDSVGIPIELALAAVDTRLREEGIRNQVSLVVGGSIRNSSDIVKAIALGADAVYVASAAVLALGCHMCQKCYTGKCNWGIATQRPELVKRLNPEIGAERVTNLIRAWEHEVKELLGGMGINAIESLRGNRLMLRGIGLSDRELNILGVLAAGE, encoded by the coding sequence ATGGCACTCAGTATGAATATGCCGGACTTTCTTATTGAACGAAATAAAGATCGTTGCATTAACTGCCAGGTATGTGTAAGGCAATGTGCTAATGAGGCTCATCGCTGGGATGCAGAAGAAGAAAAAGTCGTCTCAGATGACATCCAGTGTGTAAATTGTCATCGGTGTGTGACTATGTGTCCCACCCATGCGCTCTCCATTCGGAAGTTTCCACTTGAATTTCGTGAGAATGCTAATTGGACACCGAGCACGATGAAAGCAATCTATAGGCAAGCGGAAACTGGAGGAATTTTGCTGACAGGGATGGGGACGGATCGCCCTTACCCAATCTATTGGGACCATTTGCTGCTCAACGCCAGTCAAGTGACGAACCCCTCCATTGACCCACTCAGAGAACCCATGGAGCTGAAAACCTTTTTGGGTCGGAAACCCGAGCGAATTCAAGTAGAAAATGGTAAGCTTGTTGAGCCACTGCCACCTCAGCTTGAGCTGGAAGTCCCGATCATGTTCTCGGCGATGTCCTTCGGTTCTGTTAGTCTTAATGTGGCTAAGTCCTTAGCTCAAGCGGCAGAAACCCTGGGTATTTTATATAATACCGGGGAGGGAGGCCTTCATGAAGACCTTTACCGATATGGTAAGAATACGATTGTTCAAGTTGCATCCGGTCGCTTTGGTGTTCATACAAAGTATTTGAATGCGGGTGTAGCTATCGAAATAAAAATAGGGCAAGGTGCTAAACCTGGAATCGGTGGACATTTACCAGGAGAGAAAGTCGGAGTGGAAGTATCGCGCACTCGTATGATTCCAGAACGCTCGGATGCGATTTCACCAGCACCCCATCATGACATCTATTCTATCGAGGATTTGACCCAACTTATTTTCTCCTTAAAGGAAGCCACAAATTATGAGAAGCCTGTCATTGTAAAGATCGCCGCTGTGCATAATGTCTCCGCGATTGCTTCCGGGATTGCCCGGGCAGGTGCCGATATCATTGCCATTGACGGTTTTCGTGGAGGAACTGGGGCAGCACCGCTTCGGACTCGAGACTCGGTTGGAATTCCGATTGAACTCGCTTTAGCCGCAGTAGATACACGTCTACGCGAAGAAGGAATTCGGAATCAGGTGTCACTCGTTGTCGGGGGAAGTATCCGGAATAGCTCGGATATTGTCAAGGCGATTGCGTTGGGCGCCGATGCTGTCTATGTTGCTAGTGCAGCTGTTCTGGCCCTCGGCTGTCATATGTGCCAGAAATGTTATACCGGAAAATGTAATTGGGGGATTGCAACACAAAGGCCTGAGTTGGTCAAACGCTTGAATCCCGAGATTGGCGCAGAAAGAGTCACGAATCTAATTAGGGCTTGGGAGCATGAGGTTAAAGAACTCCTCGGTGGTATGGGTATTAACGCCATTGAGAGCTTACGAGGAAATCGATTGATGCTTCGGGGAATCGGATTATCGGATCGTGAGTTAAATATTTTGGGAGTCCTGGCTGCGGGTGAGTAG
- a CDS encoding glutamine amidotransferase family protein → MLREGEVRIPSGCAISGIINRSGQVFSGEDIIQSIALMHDRSNGLGGGFAAYGIYPEYADYYAFHLYYEGTEGKEQTEDYLNRFFHVAESGEIPTRKTRGIKNPPLAWRYFVRPKPNFLLEEENEDEFIVRSVMFINSEFKGAFVVSSGKNMGAFKGVGYPEDIGEYFCLENYQGYSWTAHGRFPTNTPGWWGGAHPFTLLDWSIVHNGEISSYGANRRFLEMYGYKLSMQTDTEAITYAFDFLVRKQKLPMDVAIATLAAPFWKDIERMSPEKQVLFKAVRSMYGNLLMNGPFSIILGSSQGLIALNDRLKLRSMVAATKGDFLYLASEESAIREICPDPEKIWAPRGGEPVIATLEKKGEQGYGTQYEYAGLSY, encoded by the coding sequence ATGCTTAGAGAAGGTGAAGTTCGGATTCCGTCCGGGTGTGCGATCAGTGGGATTATCAATCGCAGCGGACAGGTTTTTTCCGGAGAAGATATAATTCAGTCGATTGCCTTGATGCATGACCGTTCTAATGGCTTAGGTGGAGGATTTGCCGCCTATGGTATTTATCCAGAGTATGCAGACTACTATGCTTTTCATCTGTACTATGAAGGGACAGAGGGAAAAGAACAAACAGAGGATTATCTCAATCGCTTTTTCCATGTTGCAGAAAGCGGTGAAATCCCAACACGGAAAACTCGAGGCATTAAAAACCCTCCTTTAGCATGGCGTTATTTTGTCCGACCTAAACCCAACTTTTTGTTGGAAGAGGAAAATGAGGACGAGTTCATTGTGCGGAGTGTAATGTTTATTAACTCTGAATTTAAGGGAGCGTTTGTTGTTTCAAGCGGAAAAAATATGGGAGCCTTTAAAGGGGTGGGATACCCTGAGGATATCGGAGAGTATTTTTGCCTAGAGAACTATCAAGGATATAGCTGGACGGCGCATGGACGATTCCCGACCAATACCCCAGGGTGGTGGGGTGGAGCACATCCTTTCACCCTGCTTGACTGGTCCATCGTGCATAACGGTGAAATTTCATCTTACGGCGCAAACCGACGCTTTTTAGAGATGTATGGCTATAAACTATCCATGCAAACTGACACTGAAGCGATTACGTATGCTTTTGACTTTCTAGTCCGAAAGCAGAAGTTACCGATGGATGTGGCGATTGCGACCCTAGCGGCGCCGTTTTGGAAAGACATAGAACGAATGAGTCCAGAGAAACAAGTTCTTTTCAAGGCTGTGCGCTCCATGTATGGGAATTTATTAATGAACGGACCTTTTTCCATTATTCTAGGATCAAGCCAAGGTTTGATCGCACTCAATGACCGACTAAAATTACGATCGATGGTCGCGGCAACGAAAGGGGATTTCCTCTATCTTGCTTCTGAAGAGTCAGCCATCCGGGAAATCTGTCCTGATCCTGAAAAGATCTGGGCCCCCCGTGGTGGAGAACCTGTAATCGCGACACTCGAAAAGAAGGGAGAACAAGGGTATGGCACTCAGTATGAATATGCCGGACTTTCTTATTGA
- the mutY gene encoding A/G-specific adenine glycosylase translates to MNVANDIAVDHYLSSLLLEWYKIEKRDLPWRRTGNPYAIWVSEVMLQQTQVKTVIPYYERFMHRFPCVEKLANASLEDVLTVWSGLGYYSRARRMWEGARYICNQCGGKMPENYDSLLRVPGIGKYTAGAVASIAFGQGVAAIDGNVLRVVSRLLAWPEPVETVRSYRHFNDHLIVWQPALQPGNFNQALMELGAIVCTPTKPDCDDCPLAQVCEGYLQGDFLRYPVKKPKPQRQEVTRLTFVLRRGNQVYLQRRPDQGLLANLWEFPGVELNQDHSLKESLPVIAYEECQGFFQKAVPERTYDERLREQFEQGLTLHGPVWYTFSHRRWKIIWAIVDLPVLEQIDVSWLKESGKDYGFDPKEIYPTEEKKCWVSLQDLSVIPLPVAFTAIVEFLHSGQHNPD, encoded by the coding sequence ATGAATGTAGCAAATGATATCGCCGTTGATCACTATCTTTCGTCCCTCTTACTAGAATGGTATAAAATAGAAAAGAGAGATCTGCCTTGGCGGAGAACCGGAAATCCTTACGCGATCTGGGTATCTGAGGTCATGCTTCAACAAACTCAGGTGAAGACGGTCATCCCCTACTATGAACGATTTATGCATCGCTTTCCCTGCGTGGAAAAACTCGCCAACGCAAGTCTTGAGGATGTCCTAACTGTTTGGAGTGGGCTAGGATATTATTCTAGAGCCCGACGAATGTGGGAAGGCGCCCGCTATATTTGCAATCAGTGTGGAGGAAAGATGCCTGAGAATTACGATTCTCTTCTACGAGTTCCGGGGATCGGAAAGTATACAGCTGGAGCCGTAGCTAGTATTGCGTTTGGGCAAGGAGTTGCGGCAATAGATGGTAATGTCTTACGAGTGGTGTCTCGTCTATTAGCTTGGCCAGAGCCAGTTGAGACGGTTCGCAGTTATCGTCACTTTAATGATCACTTAATAGTATGGCAACCGGCTCTTCAGCCAGGAAACTTTAATCAGGCTTTGATGGAACTGGGGGCTATTGTTTGTACGCCCACGAAACCGGACTGTGATGATTGTCCGCTGGCCCAAGTTTGTGAGGGGTATTTACAGGGCGACTTTCTCCGTTATCCTGTGAAAAAGCCCAAGCCCCAACGCCAAGAGGTTACTCGTTTGACTTTTGTTCTACGTCGAGGAAACCAGGTATACTTACAAAGACGTCCTGACCAAGGTCTACTGGCCAATCTGTGGGAGTTTCCAGGTGTGGAATTGAATCAGGATCATAGCTTGAAAGAGAGTCTTCCTGTGATTGCCTACGAGGAATGCCAAGGCTTTTTCCAAAAGGCGGTACCCGAACGGACATATGACGAGCGATTGAGAGAACAATTTGAGCAGGGATTAACACTGCACGGACCAGTCTGGTACACCTTTAGCCACCGACGATGGAAAATTATCTGGGCAATTGTCGATCTACCAGTGCTGGAACAGATTGATGTTTCTTGGTTAAAGGAATCTGGCAAGGACTATGGATTTGATCCGAAAGAAATCTATCCCACCGAAGAGAAGAAGTGCTGGGTTTCACTACAGGACTTAAGCGTGATCCCACTCCCAGTGGCTTTTACAGCTATCGTCGAATTTCTTCATTCCGGTCAGCATAACCCCGACTAG
- a CDS encoding EamA family transporter, protein MFMYVFPIVLIVASNIVYNVCQKSTPQNANPFSALLITYLTAAILTFIVALFYKTDKGFLQSFNELNWTSVALGVAIMGLELGYLLAYRAGWNISVGSLVANIILALMLIPVGILFYKEGFAVNQIFGVVFCVIGLILINK, encoded by the coding sequence ATGTTTATGTATGTGTTTCCCATAGTACTGATTGTTGCATCGAACATCGTTTATAATGTGTGCCAAAAGTCGACGCCCCAGAATGCTAATCCTTTTTCAGCCTTGTTAATCACTTATTTGACCGCAGCGATTTTGACGTTTATAGTAGCTCTTTTTTACAAAACGGATAAAGGATTTCTGCAATCGTTTAACGAGTTGAATTGGACGAGTGTGGCCCTTGGGGTGGCGATTATGGGTCTTGAATTGGGATATCTGCTTGCATATAGGGCAGGCTGGAACATTAGTGTAGGGTCTCTAGTTGCTAATATTATTCTGGCACTGATGCTTATCCCCGTGGGGATATTGTTTTACAAAGAGGGATTTGCGGTCAATCAAATATTTGGCGTTGTGTTTTGTGTGATAGGCTTGATACTGATCAATAAATAG
- a CDS encoding ATP-dependent DNA helicase, with amino-acid sequence MTTIKVSVRNLVEFVLRYGDLQPGSIGASRAQEGIRAHQHVQKLNGAEYVPEVTLSYVYPNQEAQRPSGISETLCLEIKGRADGIIMKESGACIDEIKTTSLDLDLIDESFNELHWAQAQCYAFMYAVQEGITTVEAQLTYFQLDTAQIKKFTRKFSWPELSKFFVNLVERYLTWASRLQEWELRRDASIRRTQFPFGTYRPGQRELAVAVYQTIKESQKLFAQAPTGIGKTMGTLYPALKAMAEGFTVQIFYLTAKTITRTVAEKALMNLQAQRLEIKRLTLTAKRKLCFLPEATCLPEDCLFARGYYDRVRAAVEDVFGEEAWTRQVIEEYARKHSICPFEFSLEMANWADVVICDYNYVFDPRVYLRRFFLEGGEYTFLVDEAHNLVDRARDMFSAELGKESWLGLKRLTKVDDPRLTKSLTKVNSALVKEKKRCTEVEGSGELVEKEPPTKLIQALRNFVKEAEYFLKTNEQPFAWREQLIEHYFQALSFIRTADSYDEKYVTFLQPSRDDLRVKLFCLDPSVRLKEALGRGRAAVIFSATLSPMEYFMNVLGGEETSYKLKLASPFSPENLCLLIHNRISTKYKQRGTSYDLVAEAIASAVIHREGNYLVYFPSYSYLHEVYLRFREQNTEVSVICQTPGMEEGEREEFLANFATNPKQTLVGFALMGGIFGEGIDLIGDRLSGAVIVGVGLPQISIEREIIRSYHETASRQGFEFAYVYPGLNKVLQAVGRVIRTEKDRGIVLLIDERFAQSSYKKLFPEEWKKMSYVANADGIRKTIRGFWAET; translated from the coding sequence GTGACAACGATTAAGGTATCGGTACGTAATCTCGTCGAATTTGTGCTTAGGTACGGGGATCTACAACCAGGTTCCATTGGGGCTTCACGTGCCCAAGAGGGGATTAGAGCTCATCAACATGTCCAGAAATTAAACGGAGCGGAGTATGTGCCGGAAGTAACACTAAGTTACGTCTACCCTAATCAGGAAGCGCAACGTCCAAGTGGCATAAGCGAAACCCTTTGCTTAGAAATCAAGGGCCGTGCCGATGGTATTATCATGAAGGAATCGGGTGCCTGTATTGATGAGATTAAAACTACCTCGCTGGATTTAGATCTTATTGATGAGTCATTCAACGAGTTGCATTGGGCCCAGGCACAGTGTTACGCCTTTATGTATGCTGTGCAAGAAGGCATAACAACGGTGGAGGCTCAACTCACCTATTTTCAGCTTGATACAGCTCAGATCAAGAAATTCACGAGGAAGTTTTCTTGGCCTGAGCTTTCGAAGTTTTTCGTTAATTTAGTGGAACGTTATCTGACCTGGGCAAGTCGACTGCAAGAATGGGAATTGCGCAGAGATGCTAGTATTCGTAGGACACAATTTCCCTTCGGCACATATCGACCAGGACAACGTGAATTGGCGGTAGCCGTTTATCAGACGATCAAAGAAAGTCAGAAACTATTCGCCCAAGCTCCTACGGGTATTGGGAAGACCATGGGCACGTTGTATCCTGCACTAAAAGCCATGGCTGAAGGGTTTACAGTGCAGATCTTCTATCTCACGGCGAAAACCATCACCCGCACAGTTGCCGAAAAGGCTTTGATGAACTTGCAAGCGCAACGGCTCGAGATTAAACGGTTGACCTTAACGGCCAAACGAAAACTTTGTTTTCTCCCGGAAGCGACATGCCTACCTGAGGATTGTCTTTTTGCTCGAGGGTATTACGATCGAGTGAGAGCAGCAGTAGAGGATGTGTTTGGAGAGGAAGCCTGGACGCGACAAGTGATTGAGGAATACGCGCGTAAGCATTCTATTTGTCCCTTTGAATTCTCATTGGAAATGGCAAATTGGGCGGACGTGGTCATTTGCGATTATAATTATGTGTTTGACCCTCGGGTTTACTTAAGGCGTTTTTTCCTCGAGGGGGGAGAGTACACCTTTTTGGTGGATGAAGCCCACAACTTGGTAGATCGGGCGCGGGATATGTTTTCAGCCGAGCTTGGCAAGGAGTCTTGGTTGGGATTGAAGCGACTAACGAAGGTGGACGACCCAAGGCTGACGAAAAGTTTGACCAAAGTAAACTCTGCCTTAGTTAAGGAGAAAAAACGCTGTACTGAAGTAGAGGGAAGCGGAGAACTTGTGGAGAAAGAGCCTCCAACTAAGCTGATCCAGGCTTTGAGAAATTTCGTTAAGGAAGCCGAGTATTTCCTGAAAACAAACGAGCAACCGTTTGCTTGGCGGGAACAACTGATTGAACACTATTTCCAGGCGTTGAGCTTTATCCGTACCGCAGACAGCTATGATGAAAAGTATGTTACCTTTTTACAGCCATCTCGGGATGATTTGCGAGTGAAGCTCTTTTGTCTTGACCCTTCCGTACGGCTAAAGGAAGCCTTGGGAAGGGGGAGGGCGGCAGTAATATTTTCGGCGACCTTGAGTCCAATGGAATACTTTATGAACGTTTTAGGCGGGGAAGAAACGTCATATAAACTAAAACTGGCGTCTCCATTTTCCCCAGAAAATCTTTGTTTGCTTATTCACAATCGCATTTCCACGAAGTATAAGCAGCGTGGTACTTCCTACGACCTTGTCGCCGAAGCGATTGCTTCGGCCGTTATCCACAGAGAAGGAAACTATCTCGTTTATTTTCCTTCTTATAGTTATCTGCACGAGGTCTATTTGAGGTTTAGGGAACAAAACACAGAGGTCAGCGTGATTTGTCAAACTCCAGGAATGGAGGAGGGGGAACGAGAAGAATTCTTGGCTAACTTTGCCACTAATCCCAAGCAAACCTTGGTTGGCTTTGCCTTAATGGGTGGGATTTTTGGCGAAGGGATCGATCTGATAGGGGATCGACTCTCGGGAGCGGTGATTGTCGGCGTCGGATTGCCCCAGATTAGCATAGAACGAGAGATTATTCGTTCCTATCACGAAACAGCAAGTCGGCAGGGTTTTGAATTTGCATATGTGTACCCCGGTCTTAATAAGGTTCTGCAGGCTGTCGGACGAGTCATTCGTACAGAAAAAGACCGAGGAATAGTGTTGCTCATTGATGAACGTTTTGCTCAATCTTCGTATAAGAAATTGTTTCCAGAAGAATGGAAAAAGATGAGCTATGTAGCGAATGCCGATGGTATTCGTAAAACTATCAGGGGCTTCTGGGCTGAAACCTAG